In Hymenobacter volaticus, the genomic window GAACAGTCGGACGATAATGCGGGTATGCTCGTCTAGAGTGAATTCCTCTCCGTCTACATTCGGACCCTGAGCGAGTTTCGGCAGGAAGGCCTGATTGAGCTTACCCCGAAAAACATCCGGGTGCTACAACCCGAGAAATTTCGCTGGGCGCACTGGTAAGGCAGTTGGACTACCGGGCGGCTAGTGGCGAGTGGCGGCCCGGGCTTACCGGAAATGGCCTGTCTTCAAAGCAACGAAAGCGGATCGCGCTTGCGCAGCCGGAACTCAAATACCGAGGCAATATTGAGAGCCCGCATTTTTGCTTCGTTGGCTTTGGGACCGGCAAACAACTCGTCTACCGTGGCGTTGAACAAGGCCAGCCAGCGCTGAAAATGCGTGACGTCGATGGGCAAGGGCATATGCTTGGGAAACGGCCGGCCGCGGTAGCGCGACGTACCCAGCAAGATGCCACTCCAGAAGTCGTACATGATGGGCAGATGTCGGCTCCAGTCCACACCGGCAAAGCCATTAAACACGGGGCCAGCATATCGTCCTGGTTTACCTTCAAGTAAAACGTATCGACCAGGAGCTTGACGTCGGCTTCGGATTGAATATCGGGGCGGGAAATAGTCATAACGAGGAATCGAAAATCGAAAAGTATTTAGGCCACGGGCTCAGCTTGACGGGCACGAACCTCGGGCCGCGCGCTACCTGCAACGCCCACCGATGCGCCCAACTGCCGGTTAGTAGCAAGGCCAACAGCTTCACCACTTCCAGCCCGATATACACGGTGTGCAGTGAATTGGTCGGGGCCGGGTGCCCGGCCAGCAAAGCCAGAGCGCGCACATCCAGGGTGGGCAGCAGCCAGAAGGTTTGCAGCAGCAAAATGCCCCCAAGCAGCCCCAGCGCACTAGCAATGCGCGTCGGGACGCGCAAATACACGGCGCTAAGTACCGCCAGCGTGGCCAGCAACAACTCCACTTTATTGAGCGCCGCAAATACAGTGCGGCCAATGCCTAACCCAAGCGCCACCGTGATGTGGGGCGCCGTGAACTTGAGTGGAGCTTCCAGAAAGGAGATACCAGCCACCAGGCCCGCCCACACGAATAGGGACAGCACCAGCAGCAACGAACCAAGAGCGAGAGAACGGGGCATAACGAAGCAACAAACCAGCAGGCAGCGTGCCTATTTAACAAAGGTAGACGGCAAAAGTGCAGCGCACAGTGTGGCTTCTACCTGAAAAAAATCAAGCAGGTACCTGACGTTCGTCAGCTTTTAAGTTGGCCGGGCAGGGGAGCTTTGAGCTACTTCCGCACCAGTCCAACGCTAAAGGTGCTGGACCCATGGGCTAGAACAAAGGAATAAAGTAGCAGCAATCTGTTGCAGCCTAGCCGACCATCCTCTTGTATCTAGCTCAGGAATAGGGTAGTTTACACCCAGCCCCAACGCCGGGGCTAGGGTAACGCTATCAGGCAAATGGAACTCCGTTGGTTGTTGGTACTTTTGTTGTTTACCACTGCCTGCTTCGGGCAGGAAAACGTTTCGAAGAAGACCTTTCCCGAAATTGCTCTCACCAACCAAATCATGTTTGCTGATCCGCAGTTCAATCAGCCCCGGTTTTCGTGCGGATTTCTGCTTAAGCATCAGAACGACACGTTCGCGGTTACTGCCAAACACCTCCTGAAAGTATTCAAGCCCAAGGGTATGAAGGCTGTTTCGTTCGGAAACAGTGTCAAATCGTGGTCGTTGTTCCCGCTGCCGGATAAGGCGCGCAGTGTGCTGACTGAACGCTTGTTGAACGAGAATAAAGGTGAGTCATTAGAAGCCAAGGCGACCTACGATCAGGATTGGCTGGTCTTCTCGCTCCAGTCGAACCACTCTGGCGTTAAACCCCTGGAGGCCCGCATCACACCGCTACAGCCGGGGGAGAAACTGTACGTAGTTGGCTGGACGCGCCACATGGAAAGCGGCCCGCAACGGGTGTATGAATTTGAATACTACAAGACGATAGACAATCGGATTCTGGTAAAAGACATCGTAGTGCCGGAGCAATTTGGTGGACTAAGCGGCGCCCCTTTAGTCGACGAGCAAGGCCAGGTCGTAGGAATTGTCTCCAACGGCACAGTCGATCCGGCATCAGGCAAAAAGT contains:
- a CDS encoding group III truncated hemoglobin, which codes for MFNGFAGVDWSRHLPIMYDFWSGILLGTSRYRGRPFPKHMPLPIDVTHFQRWLALFNATVDELFAGPKANEAKMRALNIASVFEFRLRKRDPLSLL
- a CDS encoding trypsin-like serine protease; this translates as MELRWLLVLLLFTTACFGQENVSKKTFPEIALTNQIMFADPQFNQPRFSCGFLLKHQNDTFAVTAKHLLKVFKPKGMKAVSFGNSVKSWSLFPLPDKARSVLTERLLNENKGESLEAKATYDQDWLVFSLQSNHSGVKPLEARITPLQPGEKLYVVGWTRHMESGPQRVYEFEYYKTIDNRILVKDIVVPEQFGGLSGAPLVDEQGQVVGIVSNGTVDPASGKKYFSPCALTGLLAFLESYQKK